In Thermococcus sp. M39, the following are encoded in one genomic region:
- a CDS encoding glycosyltransferase family 2 protein, with protein MIIVTYNHIEYMENCLKSVFINNPLEVIVVDNGSTDGTVELIEKEFPQVKLLKSPRNLGYGGGNNLGVKHAKGDYVVILNPDTKVEKNWLEELLKPLEKEEKLITTPKILTYDGSKINTCGNIDHFTGLTFTRGLNESPEKFDKFEYLSGLSGACFAMRREDYLELGGFDENFFAYNEDAEFSWRAHAKGFKILYVPTSIVYHDYELKVPPKKIYHLEKGRYIILRKYLSWKELLLMLPSLLATEILTWGYSLLNGFEGVRFKIKGLKDGITTKVEKINCDRKKLLKSLDWKIPEEQLSYSAVDRVIKKIANFVYWINYRVIVR; from the coding sequence GTGATTATAGTTACATACAATCACATAGAATACATGGAAAATTGTTTAAAGTCTGTTTTTATAAATAACCCCTTAGAAGTCATTGTAGTCGATAACGGTTCTACTGATGGAACGGTAGAGCTAATTGAAAAAGAATTTCCTCAAGTTAAGCTGCTTAAAAGTCCAAGAAATTTAGGCTATGGTGGGGGGAACAACTTAGGGGTTAAACATGCAAAGGGAGATTATGTTGTTATCTTGAACCCTGACACAAAAGTTGAGAAAAACTGGCTTGAAGAGCTTTTAAAGCCTTTAGAAAAGGAAGAAAAATTGATCACCACTCCAAAGATTTTGACTTACGATGGCTCTAAAATAAACACTTGTGGGAATATAGATCACTTTACTGGGTTAACCTTTACCAGAGGTCTAAATGAAAGTCCTGAAAAGTTTGATAAATTTGAATACTTGAGCGGTTTATCTGGGGCTTGCTTTGCTATGAGAAGGGAGGACTATTTAGAGCTTGGAGGTTTTGATGAAAATTTCTTTGCTTACAATGAAGATGCTGAATTTTCCTGGAGGGCTCATGCCAAGGGATTTAAGATTTTGTATGTGCCAACTTCAATAGTATATCATGATTATGAGCTTAAAGTTCCCCCAAAGAAGATTTATCATTTGGAGAAAGGAAGGTATATAATTTTAAGGAAGTACCTAAGCTGGAAGGAACTTTTACTAATGCTTCCCTCATTACTGGCAACTGAAATACTAACCTGGGGTTACTCACTTTTAAATGGGTTTGAAGGAGTTAGATTTAAAATTAAAGGGTTAAAAGATGGAATTACAACAAAAGTTGAAAAAATAAATTGCGATAGAAAAAAACTATTAAAAAGCTTGGACTGGAAGATCCCAGAGGAGCAGTTGAGCTACAGTGCTGTTGATAGGGTTATAAAAAAGATTGCAAACTTTGTTTATTGGATAAATTATAGGGTGATAGTGAGATGA
- a CDS encoding glycosyltransferase family 2 protein encodes MGSNILIAIPAYNEEITIGSVVSLSKKYGDVLVVDDGSKDRTSEIAQNAGAIVVRHKRNKGKGKALKTAFKYALSKDYDVVVCIDADGQHNPEEIPLLLKPILEDEADLVIGSRYLNSAYKNIPLYRRLGLWVLNMTTNVASNVKITDSQSGFRALNRRALESLDLSSAGYNVESEMIARLSEKGLRIREVPINVRYDVPNKHKKHPIAHGVGVLAKIVGLIGYKRPLLLFGVLSLLSFIASGILAYWALKPYYTQGGEIYLTQAIGAGIFAIIGIQLFVAGLTLNALTQMIKGR; translated from the coding sequence ATGGGTTCTAATATCCTGATAGCCATTCCAGCGTACAATGAAGAGATAACAATAGGCTCAGTGGTCTCGCTTTCTAAAAAGTATGGGGATGTTCTCGTTGTTGACGATGGAAGTAAAGACAGAACCTCTGAGATTGCCCAAAATGCCGGGGCTATTGTTGTTAGGCACAAAAGAAATAAAGGGAAAGGAAAAGCTCTGAAAACTGCTTTTAAGTATGCATTAAGCAAGGACTACGATGTTGTCGTTTGCATCGATGCCGACGGTCAGCACAATCCAGAGGAGATACCTCTTTTGTTGAAGCCAATTTTAGAAGATGAGGCTGATTTAGTTATTGGTTCGAGATACTTGAATAGTGCTTACAAAAATATTCCATTGTACAGAAGGCTTGGACTCTGGGTTTTAAACATGACAACAAACGTTGCATCTAACGTTAAGATTACAGATTCTCAGAGTGGATTTAGGGCTTTAAATAGGAGAGCTTTGGAAAGCTTGGATTTAAGCTCTGCTGGATATAATGTCGAGAGCGAGATGATTGCTCGGCTATCTGAGAAGGGCCTGAGGATTAGGGAGGTTCCAATAAATGTTAGGTATGACGTGCCGAATAAGCATAAGAAGCATCCAATAGCTCATGGAGTTGGAGTTTTGGCAAAGATTGTTGGATTGATTGGGTATAAGAGGCCTCTTTTACTGTTTGGAGTTTTGAGCCTTTTATCGTTTATTGCTTCCGGGATATTAGCGTATTGGGCTTTGAAACCGTATTACACCCAAGGTGGGGAAATTTATCTAACCCAAGCCATTGGAGCTGGGATTTTTGCTATAATTGGAATTCAGCTGTTCGTTGCCGGGCTGACGTTGAATGCTTTAACTCAGATGATTAAGGGGAGGTAA